The following proteins are encoded in a genomic region of Dokdonia donghaensis DSW-1:
- a CDS encoding peptidylprolyl isomerase, with translation MKKTGMLLIAVILSLFSCNDKYPDLEDGLYAEIVTDKGTIVAELYYEDAPATVANFVALAEGTHPLVDSAYAGKPFYNGLTFHRIIKDFMIQGGDPQGTGSGGPGYKFFDELSPERRHDSVGTLSMANSGYGTNGSQFFITHKATPHLDGYDANGDLKNCENPRVSCHTVWGQVVDGLKVVDAIAGVSMNDPRAGKPKDPVYIQEVNIIRKGSAVKNYNAAETFTKELAAFEDRKVAEAAERAKQFAGKKTEIFAKRDKAEDLPSGLAIFFDKKGRGVQPNTGQKVKVEYAGYFTTGELFDTSSAEIAEKNNKLDERRKAVGQYNPLETLYSPEARLIAGFKEGLQKMSVGDKATLFIPYHLGYGEQGYPGAIPPKSDLVFEIELLEIVK, from the coding sequence ATGAAAAAAACAGGTATGTTATTAATTGCAGTCATTTTATCACTTTTCTCTTGCAACGACAAGTATCCAGATCTAGAAGACGGTCTGTATGCTGAGATTGTAACAGATAAAGGAACCATCGTTGCAGAGCTTTATTATGAAGATGCTCCAGCTACTGTGGCAAATTTTGTTGCACTAGCAGAGGGTACACACCCACTAGTAGATAGTGCTTATGCTGGGAAGCCTTTTTACAATGGTCTTACCTTTCATAGAATTATAAAGGACTTTATGATACAAGGTGGTGACCCACAAGGAACAGGTTCTGGTGGACCAGGTTATAAATTTTTTGACGAGTTATCTCCAGAGCGTCGTCACGACTCTGTAGGAACACTCTCTATGGCAAACTCTGGTTATGGCACAAACGGTAGTCAGTTTTTTATCACTCATAAAGCAACACCACACCTTGACGGGTATGATGCAAATGGCGATCTTAAAAACTGTGAGAACCCACGCGTAAGCTGTCATACTGTATGGGGGCAGGTAGTAGATGGTCTTAAAGTGGTAGATGCTATCGCTGGTGTATCTATGAATGATCCAAGAGCAGGGAAACCTAAAGACCCTGTTTATATTCAAGAAGTAAACATCATACGTAAAGGTAGCGCTGTGAAAAATTATAACGCTGCAGAAACATTTACAAAAGAGCTAGCTGCTTTTGAAGATAGAAAAGTAGCAGAAGCTGCAGAACGTGCAAAACAATTTGCAGGAAAGAAAACCGAAATCTTTGCAAAAAGAGACAAGGCAGAAGATTTACCAAGCGGTCTTGCCATCTTCTTTGACAAAAAAGGAAGAGGTGTACAACCTAATACAGGTCAAAAAGTTAAAGTAGAATATGCTGGGTATTTTACAACGGGAGAACTTTTTGACACTAGTAGTGCAGAAATCGCAGAGAAAAATAATAAACTAGACGAGCGCCGTAAAGCTGTAGGGCAATACAATCCTTTAGAAACACTATATAGCCCTGAGGCTAGACTTATAGCTGGTTTTAAAGAAGGACTCCAGAAGATGTCTGTAGGTGACAAAGCAACATTGTTCATCCCTTACCACTTAGGATACGGAGAGCAGGGATACCCAGGAGCTATACCTCCTAAGTCTGACTTAGTTTTTGAAATAGAATTATTAGAAATTGTTAAGTAA
- the gldI gene encoding gliding motility-associated peptidyl-prolyl isomerase GldI — protein sequence MRYTFVILCIALLTISCSETVARRPVTQKSGSYVKTKTITRNIERVAQEEKALKKVIESDTINDYQSSASGFWYTYVQKDTLSKPTPQVGDLVLFNYNIAAINGKVLVSQEEIGNTVTQIDQSNQDLISGIREGIKLMKEGETVTFLFPSHKAYGYYGVENRVPSNTPVRSTVTLLEIKNQSND from the coding sequence ATGAGATACACATTTGTAATACTTTGTATAGCGCTACTTACCATCTCTTGTTCAGAAACTGTAGCAAGAAGGCCAGTTACTCAAAAATCTGGGTCTTATGTTAAGACAAAAACTATTACCCGTAATATAGAACGTGTTGCGCAAGAAGAGAAAGCTTTAAAAAAAGTTATTGAGTCTGATACCATAAACGATTATCAAAGTTCGGCTAGTGGTTTTTGGTATACATACGTACAAAAAGACACCTTGTCAAAACCTACACCTCAGGTAGGAGACCTCGTATTATTTAATTATAATATTGCCGCTATAAATGGCAAGGTACTTGTATCTCAAGAAGAGATAGGTAATACGGTTACTCAAATAGATCAAAGCAATCAAGACCTCATTTCTGGAATAAGAGAAGGTATTAAACTTATGAAAGAAGGAGAGACAGTAACTTTTCTTTTTCCTAGCCATAAAGCTTATGGCTATTATGGTGTTGAAAACAGAGTGCCCAGCAATACTCCGGTGCGTAGTACCGTTACTTTGCTAGAAATTAAAAACCAATCAAACGATTAA